The stretch of DNA GGCGGAATTGTCCCTGTTGTCGCCGAGCACGAACAGCTTGCCCGGCGGCACCGTCACCTCGGGCGTGTTGTCGAGCCTGCCATTGTCACGCATCTTGAAAATGGCATGGCTGACGCCGTTCGGCAGCGTCTCGACGAAACGATAGGCCCGTTCGGTGTTGCCGCGATCGTCTTCGGCTTGCCCCACGCCATCCGGTTTCAACGTCGCGGCGTGGTCGTTGATGAAGAGCTGGCCCTGCCGCACCTGGATGCGGTCGCCCGGCAATCCCACCACGCGCTTGACCCAGGCCTGCGAGCGGTCGCCCGGCCAGCGGAATACGACGACGTCGCCGCGCTTGGGCGTGTCGCCGAACAGGCGGCCGGTTTCCGGCAGCGTGATCTGGATCGGCAGCGACGCCGCGCCGTAACCGTAGGGGAATTTCGAGGCCAGCAGCGCGTCACCGATCAGAAGCGTCGGCTCCATCGAGCCGGACGGCACGTAAAACGGCTCGGCCAGCGCGCCCTTGGCAATGAACACCACGGCCACGATTGCCGCCAACTGCACGGCCTGCGCGCGCCAGCTCGCGGCCTTGCCGATCGCGCCTTCCTTCTGGTCGCTCACCACCTTCTCATCGCTCATGCGCCGGTGC from Bradyrhizobium sp. AZCC 1693 encodes:
- the lepB gene encoding signal peptidase I; its protein translation is MSDEKVVSDQKEGAIGKAASWRAQAVQLAAIVAVVFIAKGALAEPFYVPSGSMEPTLLIGDALLASKFPYGYGAASLPIQITLPETGRLFGDTPKRGDVVVFRWPGDRSQAWVKRVVGLPGDRIQVRQGQLFINDHAATLKPDGVGQAEDDRGNTERAYRFVETLPNGVSHAIFKMRDNGRLDNTPEVTVPPGKLFVLGDNRDNSADSRVAVRDGGVGLLPVDNLIGRADAVVGSWDLGMRSQPVWTWLSGFRLARFFTSVQ